In a genomic window of Fimbriiglobus ruber:
- a CDS encoding class I SAM-dependent methyltransferase, whose protein sequence is MQSQNPQAFFDQTRAATYDRQWAKLAPLRDALHLLINAVFADLPAEARILCVGAGTGSELIALAQSFPQWRFTAVEPSAPMLDVCRRRAEECGVAARCEFHEGYLDSLPPADAFDAATSLLVSQFILAREARTAFFRAISARLKPGGYLASSDLASDRNSPAYHSLLEVWLRVMEVSPEKVEQLRAAYGRDVAVLPPAEVSEIIASGGFEAPILFCQTGLIHAWYARRSPADAATARPV, encoded by the coding sequence ATGCAAAGCCAAAACCCACAAGCGTTCTTCGACCAGACTCGTGCGGCCACATACGACCGGCAGTGGGCGAAACTGGCCCCCCTGCGCGACGCGCTGCACCTGCTCATCAACGCGGTGTTTGCCGACCTGCCAGCCGAGGCCCGCATTCTGTGCGTCGGTGCGGGAACCGGGTCCGAGCTAATCGCCCTCGCCCAGAGCTTCCCGCAGTGGCGTTTCACGGCGGTGGAGCCGTCGGCCCCGATGCTGGACGTCTGTCGCCGCCGGGCCGAGGAGTGCGGCGTCGCGGCCCGGTGTGAATTCCACGAAGGCTACCTCGACTCGCTTCCCCCTGCGGACGCGTTCGACGCAGCGACCTCGCTACTCGTTTCTCAGTTCATCCTGGCGCGCGAAGCGCGGACCGCCTTTTTCCGCGCGATCTCGGCGCGACTGAAACCCGGCGGATACCTGGCGAGTTCCGACCTGGCTTCCGACCGGAATTCCCCGGCCTATCACAGTCTTCTCGAAGTCTGGTTGCGGGTGATGGAAGTCTCGCCCGAGAAGGTGGAACAACTTCGTGCCGCTTACGGCCGGGACGTCGCCGTGCTGCCACCGGCGGAGGTGAGCGAGATCATCGCGTCGGGCGGGTTCGAGGCGCCGATACTGTTTTGCCAGACCGGGCTCATTCACGCCTGGTATGCCCGACGATCGCCGGCCGACGCCGCGACCGCCCGGCCCGTGTGA
- a CDS encoding serine/threonine-protein kinase translates to MSRTAKPGQPAPHNRTVRLVADNFGPADKARGPLPADGENGADLADTGFELSADVAFPKTAAVTTRYVAPHPGEPVAAATTSRWGGGLDPETRALFHLRLRLCCLVAAAPFFFFLVCAATNFIEAFGRGTVGWTGLVLCGVTLAGLGGTAGFLFRVKYVDEVTLRVLELAVFGGMALFFAYWQFMVLTATPAEGFEGTHHEQSVVLAAALIVHFNWFALLVFHGVLVPNTPARGAGVAAAMCAAALAISIVAALTHPPTGRNAGPLFAVSTTMLAAGAGLSVFGTAKTAALRREVQSAREAVREMGQYRLRRKLGAGGMGEVYLAEHRLIKRPCALKRIHRKYLNNPEQVRRFEREVQATAQLRHPNTVEIYDYGRADDGTFYYVMEYLPGMSLEDMVARHGPQPPARAVHILRQVCGALRAAHRQGLVHRDVKPSNILVFPHGNPHDQAKVVDFGLVHTLADEVDPDAKITREGLIVGTPEYMSPEQASGGALDGRSDLFGLGSVAYFLLTGREGFHRDNPVKTLMAVVNEEPAPIAKYNPHVPDDLTAVIKRCLAKTPDDRYESAADLEEALAACGCSGQWSGTQAADWWDTHPDAQPGTGTDLESLALQDD, encoded by the coding sequence ATGTCTCGCACAGCTAAACCGGGGCAGCCCGCGCCCCATAACCGGACCGTCCGGCTCGTGGCCGATAACTTCGGGCCCGCGGACAAGGCGCGCGGTCCCCTTCCCGCGGACGGAGAAAACGGCGCCGACCTGGCGGACACGGGCTTCGAACTCTCGGCCGACGTGGCGTTTCCCAAGACCGCGGCGGTGACGACCCGGTACGTCGCCCCGCACCCGGGCGAACCGGTGGCCGCCGCCACGACGTCCCGGTGGGGGGGCGGTCTCGACCCCGAAACCCGGGCCCTGTTCCACCTCCGCCTCCGCCTCTGCTGCCTGGTCGCGGCCGCCCCGTTCTTCTTCTTCCTCGTCTGCGCGGCGACGAACTTCATCGAAGCGTTCGGCCGCGGGACCGTCGGGTGGACCGGGTTGGTCCTGTGCGGGGTGACGCTGGCCGGGTTGGGTGGGACGGCCGGGTTCCTGTTTCGGGTCAAATACGTCGACGAAGTGACCCTCCGGGTACTCGAACTGGCCGTCTTCGGCGGGATGGCGCTCTTCTTCGCGTACTGGCAGTTCATGGTGCTGACCGCTACCCCGGCCGAGGGATTCGAGGGCACCCACCACGAGCAGTCGGTCGTCCTGGCGGCCGCCCTGATCGTCCACTTCAACTGGTTCGCGCTGCTGGTGTTCCACGGGGTTCTGGTGCCGAACACCCCGGCACGGGGGGCCGGGGTGGCGGCCGCCATGTGCGCGGCGGCCCTCGCGATCAGCATCGTGGCGGCCCTCACCCACCCCCCGACCGGGCGGAACGCCGGCCCGCTGTTCGCCGTGTCCACGACCATGCTCGCGGCCGGGGCCGGCCTGTCGGTGTTCGGGACGGCCAAGACCGCGGCCCTGCGGCGGGAAGTCCAGTCGGCCCGGGAGGCCGTCCGCGAGATGGGCCAGTACCGCCTCCGCCGCAAGCTCGGGGCGGGCGGGATGGGCGAGGTCTACCTGGCCGAACACCGGCTCATCAAGCGGCCGTGCGCGCTCAAGCGGATTCACCGCAAGTACCTGAACAACCCCGAACAGGTCCGGCGGTTCGAGCGGGAGGTCCAGGCGACCGCCCAGCTGCGGCACCCGAACACCGTCGAGATCTACGACTATGGGCGGGCGGACGACGGGACGTTTTATTACGTCATGGAGTACCTGCCCGGCATGAGCCTGGAGGACATGGTCGCCCGGCACGGCCCGCAGCCCCCGGCGCGGGCCGTCCACATCCTCCGGCAGGTGTGCGGGGCGCTGCGGGCGGCCCACCGCCAGGGCCTCGTCCACCGGGACGTCAAACCGTCGAACATCCTGGTGTTCCCGCACGGGAACCCGCACGACCAGGCCAAGGTCGTCGACTTCGGGCTGGTCCACACGCTGGCCGATGAGGTCGACCCGGACGCCAAGATCACCCGCGAGGGGCTGATCGTCGGGACGCCGGAGTACATGTCGCCCGAGCAGGCATCCGGTGGCGCGCTCGACGGCCGGAGCGACCTGTTCGGCCTCGGCAGCGTGGCCTATTTCCTGCTCACCGGCCGGGAGGGATTCCACCGGGACAACCCGGTCAAGACGCTGATGGCGGTCGTCAACGAGGAACCGGCCCCGATCGCCAAATACAACCCGCACGTGCCGGACGACTTGACCGCGGTCATCAAAAGGTGTCTGGCCAAGACCCCGGACGACCGGTACGAATCGGCCGCGGACCTCGAAGAAGCGTTGGCCGCGTGCGGTTGCTCCGGCCAGTGGTCCGGGACGCAGGCCGCCGACTGGTGGGACACCCACCCGGACGCCCAGCCCGGTACCGGGACGGATCTGGAAAGCCTCGCACTACAAGACGACTGA
- a CDS encoding DUF1559 domain-containing protein: MSNHSGRRAGFTLIELLVVIAIIAILIGLLLPAVQKVREAAARAKCTNNLKQWGLAMHNRHDVFGTLPPGASNSPFRYTWTVNLFSFVEQTAIANQFGPPLATNFYLPPAIVQSANTGLLALPVPLYYCPSDRVNALDTHDTYNRCRGSYVVNWGNQYTNLSGTQPGQPGPFGFYNNNSGPLTHLTDITDGTSNTLMMSERIVAANDTDQNSDGDFFNDDQTQPGAMFMTFNTPNSGTDNIFCATNNSPFAPCVTGGNNLYAQARSKHTGGVNVSLCDASVRFVSNSISSSAWAAAGTMSGGEVSTLNQ, translated from the coding sequence ATGTCGAATCATTCGGGCCGGCGGGCTGGGTTCACGCTGATCGAACTCCTGGTAGTCATCGCCATCATCGCCATCCTGATCGGGTTGTTGCTGCCCGCCGTGCAGAAAGTTCGCGAGGCCGCCGCGCGGGCCAAGTGTACGAACAATTTGAAACAGTGGGGGCTGGCGATGCACAACCGCCACGACGTGTTCGGGACGCTCCCGCCCGGGGCTTCCAACTCGCCCTTCCGGTACACGTGGACCGTGAACTTGTTCTCGTTCGTCGAGCAGACCGCGATCGCCAACCAGTTCGGGCCGCCGCTGGCCACGAATTTCTACCTCCCGCCGGCTATCGTCCAGAGCGCGAACACCGGCCTGCTCGCCCTGCCCGTGCCGCTGTATTATTGCCCGAGCGACCGCGTGAACGCGTTGGACACGCACGACACCTACAACCGCTGCCGGGGGAGCTACGTCGTCAACTGGGGCAACCAGTACACGAACCTGTCTGGCACCCAGCCGGGTCAGCCCGGGCCGTTCGGGTTTTACAACAACAATAGTGGCCCCTTGACCCACCTCACGGACATCACCGACGGGACGTCGAACACGCTGATGATGTCCGAGCGGATCGTCGCGGCGAACGACACCGACCAGAACTCGGACGGCGACTTCTTTAACGACGATCAAACCCAGCCGGGCGCCATGTTCATGACGTTCAACACGCCGAACAGCGGGACCGACAACATCTTCTGTGCCACCAACAACAGCCCGTTCGCTCCGTGTGTCACCGGCGGGAACAACCTGTACGCCCAGGCCCGCAGCAAGCATACCGGCGGGGTAAACGTCTCGCTGTGCGACGCGTCGGTCCGGTTCGTCAGCAATTCGATTAGCAGCAGCGCCTGGGCGGCAGCCGGCACGATGAGCGGCGGCGAAGTCTCGACGCTCAACCAGTAA